The sequence below is a genomic window from Wyeomyia smithii strain HCP4-BCI-WySm-NY-G18 chromosome 1, ASM2978416v1, whole genome shotgun sequence.
CGCGCGCGTTTGTTTCCCTGATCGGTTCCGCCACGTCCGTGAGAATTGTAAAAGTTTCGTGTTTTAAATTGTTCGTTTCCGTTTGGCAATGCGTTTTTATGTTTAGTACCTGTGTAAACCTCGTTTACCTGTGCGGGTTTAACTCGTGGTTGACCCTCGCTTGCAGGTGTTTGGTACTTAAACCAATAGGTAGCATCTAGGCGTCTGCCGAGGTGCTTAAGATCAACTAAATTATCGATATTGGTCGACACGGCGTATCCCTTGTAGTCCGCGCGCATATTCCGAAAAACgatatcaaatttttttcgcTCCGTCATCGGTTTTGTAAgagaattaaaatatttttgaatatccataAAAAAATCCTGGAACTTTTCACGAGGTCCTTGCTTTCTCGCGACCGCGCGTGATTCACTCGATTGGTCATGATCGGGGCTCAAAAACTCTCGCTTTAATTCCTCTTTAAGTTCGTTCCATGATCCAAAATCATCATTTTCGAAACCTGCCATGAACCACGATTTAGCCGACCCGCTAAAAAGATGAATTGCCGACCGGAACAATTCTCGATCTGACGTGTTTTCCGACCGAGCGTAGAATTCAACCtcttttaaaaatttcataagTGATTGGCCATTATCGGACCCATCGTATTTAAGTTTCCACTCGGAAACCGGTCTTCGTTTACCCCGTTTAAATCTAATTGGACTCTCGCGACGGTAGAAgtgattatgttttttttttcgcggtttCCAATGGGACTGGTCTGATGACCATCCCGACTCAGATTCTCCTGACTCTTCTGACATGTCTCTCGTTTGATTATATGACTTTTTTGGCAAGCATGAATGTTTGTCTATTTTTGCTGGGTTTCTCCCTACTTTCTCTACCGGATTGCGCACGGGTACTGTTTGCTTGGACACGTTATCGGCTGAACTAAAATTAAGAATTTTCTGTGCGGCCCACTTTTGCATTTGAGACGGTTCAAACGGCCATGGGTATGCGTTATACGGCATGGGAAAGGGGTACCAATAATTTGGAAGGTTCGGTTTTTCGGTATTCATTTCTATCGACTTCAAACTTCGTTTTAAATGTCTTCCCGGTGTTCTGAAATCATTTATATCTTCTTGACTCGACGAATTGGAGGGTTGTTTGTCCTGCTCAACTCGGGAATCAATTGCCAAATTCGACATCGATTGGCTAATTTGTCTCGCTAAGTCTGCTTGACCTAACGTTGAAAGCAAAGAAAAATGTACATTATACGTACTACGAATCTCGGCTTGTAGACTATCTAAGTCAACCAAATCTTCCTCTTCCTCTGCTTCTTCCGACGCTCTTATGACACGCGCAAAGCAGTGGACCAAGCGGGTTTTGAGGCTCTCACGCGTCACCTCTACACTACCTCGTTTTGTTAACAACTCTTTAATTTCCTTAACTTTCCCATCAATCACCTTTATTTCCTCATCAACCGATGTACCTAAACGAccaaaatcaaaatttgaagtGTTTTTTTCTCTATCCGCTTTAATTCTGTTCCTTAATCTCCGCGATATAACTGTACGTGCTTCATTATCCGTAAAATCAATGCCGCGCACTATAAGTTCATATTCCAATTCATCCCTGTTCAGGTGATGAACGAGTAAACTTTTATATTGCATATCAAATTCTACATCCATCTTAGTAAAACTTTCGTTTGGAGGACGAAAATGCCTCGCCAAAACAGCGTACTGTTTTATACTCCCCTCACCGGGATTTTTTTGAAATCGAAAAAATTCTAAATTCGTGGGATATTATGTTGGGCGCCAATTTGTTAGCCTATGCTTAGCTCAGGGGTAATGAGGAAGTAGGCGAGGTGGGGATGCGATCTACGCCTCAAGCGGCTTTTATGCCCACCACGTTACTCGTATTTCGACGAACGGGAACCTAGGGAAAGTGAACCACCGAACGAAGAGCGACCCAGGTGAAAAGCGTTGCCTGATATTAACGTGCAAATCCTACTGGCTCAAAAGCTCCTGCTTAGAACACCCTTTCGTTCGACCAgtagcgaaaaggggtaaaaccaCTGTATGAATTCGGAATACCGGACTAATTGGCAGGTGTAAATTAGTATGAATCTAAAAGCTGATGGTTGTACACTAATTCTACATTATATTCATCTTGCTATCGAACAATGTTTATCTTAACCTAATTTTACTTGCGCTTGTGTAACCATAGTAGCTTTTTCCCCAAATTCAGCGGTTCGACCTCGCTGTACATCTGCGGCTGCCTGTGTTCCCACGGCTTAGGCTCGGCTTCAATGATTGCTGGGTCTCCCTGCCGACCAGCACGGGTTCAATCACACCGCACGGCGAGGATGTATGTCCTAGCTTACACTGCGGGGCGGGTATAGCTTTGACCACCACAGAAGGGCGTTCTGGCCACTGATGCTGATGCTCTCTGTCCTGATGTCTGTGAAGTAGAAGTTCTGGTGTAACCAGAGCAGAACATAAAAAGGCCCTCCGCGGACCTGTTCGGGGGCAATTAGCTATCATTTCACGGTTTCTTATAGCTGTGGTACACAAGCGTTCTATTAACTTTCAacaaataattgtaatttttacctttttttgttttacaataAGTTTTTCTTTATCCTTTTAAATCACGGTTTTCCGCTCTTTTCTTCTcttcgtttttttgttttgttttaactACACTATAATAACTTTAAATAGGATTAACAATTAGACATAGGAAACAATTTGTCTTACACAATAAGGTTTTACAGACAGTGACTAACATCTTTTGTTTTACACAAATAACTTTTAgatctttttgtttttcacacAATTACTTTTTAGATAATAACTGTTCCTTTTGTCTGCTTTCTTCTTAATTATACTGATTTACaccttttatatatttttaattgtaaaaatgaCTTCGCGCGTAACGACTTCGCTTACTGTTCAGCGTTAAAAGGAGTCTTCCCCGCTTTGGCTGAGCCTTATAAACCCTTTCTAATTCCCCTAAACTTGACATATCTATATCTTGGCAACACTTTATAGGTCGTTAAGTTTTGATGATACAAAACCCTTGTGGCAAAACATGCCTCGGTGCATCTGATCGTGAACCGGTATGAGCGACCCCTCCGTCCCAGATGCAAAAGCACCAGACGTGGAGGGATATCACACATACAGAACGAGGTAATCGTGGTCGTATAAAAAAGCTTGCCTTCGTGAGTGACCCCTCCGTCCTAGACGCAAAGCgacagacttggagggatatcactcACTCAGTGGGCTCTATCTACAGAGTCGTAATAAGGGGGTCTGAGCAACTTTaactatttgtaagtttgacaaAGTCAACACATTATCCTTGAAACCAACGGTTAcagaattttgaaaatttccattggaaaacatcttatccagccaatctgcataaGAATCTCCTGAAACATTTAtaatttccgagtcttgttaAGACGAATTGAGTTGTTCTGACGATATGGAAGGGGTCCACTAGAGGGTCTTTCACCCTATCTTTCTTCTAAATGAGCCGTCAACGTTGTTCGATTGGTTTCCTAGCGTCTCCTGTACTCGTAGAGTTTTTGCAGTCGAATCCTAAACAAAATCGAGTCTGCTACGAATATATAACAACAAAAACAATGTTGCACAATAGCCTAAAGGgccaatagcggtctcgatcagctagactagtttttttttgtcttcatcTAATAGCTAGACTAGTTGAGGGAATTTGTcctcgatattgtttttggtacatttggcatgttgtaggataagtacaacaaaaaaatgatcctcgacctgatcgggaatcaaacccgacatcacaaccgtgtgggagagctagccgacagacatagctaaccacagaaccacgggaacCACAGAATATATATTGGTCCCCTTTTCTATAGTGAATAACATGCCAAATTACATGCATTTAACTTATGATTTATGTAAGCAgcaattgagttaatctgacgagtggtccactgTAGCAGTAGTTCTCAACCtgaggtacgcgtacccctgggggtactctaaagacttcagggggtacgcgaaaaaaaattagtaatggcgtataagcaattttttttacagtaccttatttgttgttcaatcttgctcttaaaacatgactggtagcaatcaaacaaacaatagttcaatttgaaagctgaactagactaccacaacatgatctaccattactctctctcactctgcgagaacattccaagccagggtacaatcgatataaaaattatcgccaaggggtacgcggtcaaaaaaaggttgagaaccgctgcactaTAGGAAAGGGATCCACCATAGGTTAATATACCCTAAGTCCGGGAAAAATATGTGAATATGTATATTTACAACAACTCTGAAGATGTTTAGCTGTCACCTGTAGAAATTTCAATTTATGCTACTATACATGTGATGATGTATGTGTCTATGTTCAGAGAGGATTGATATTTATTTATCCATATAACGGAGTAAGACTGACTTTTATATAGCATTGAGTTATTTATGATTGTTGGGTATCATTTCTATAGAAAAGTAACTAATGCTGATTGCTTTGCAGGGATCAAGAACCTTTAGGGTGATAGACAAAGCGCACTCACATGACACTCCAATACACAAGACTCGGTTATTCACAagtaatttgattttttcatgGGTCATATACATCGAATGTTTTCTTTAACTGATTTAAGACGAAACATACAGGTAAAGATACTGAAATACTATACCAGTCAGCTATAAGACTCTCTAAACATAATAAAAACTACTAGAAGCACGAGTAAATCCGactagttaaaaaatattttataaataGATTAGTATtgatatttaaaaattaaagtaTTACGGGAAT
It includes:
- the LOC129733877 gene encoding uncharacterized protein LOC129733877; the protein is MDVEFDMQYKSLLVHHLNRDELEYELIVRGIDFTDNEARTVISRRLRNRIKADREKNTSNFDFGRLGTSVDEEIKVIDGKVKEIKELLTKRGSVEVTRESLKTRLVHCFARVIRASEEAEEEEDLVDLDSLQAEIRSTYNVHFSLLSTLGQADLARQISQSMSNLAIDSRVEQDKQPSNSSSQEDINDFRTPGRHLKRSLKSIEMNTEKPNLPNYWYPFPMPYNAYPWPFEPSQMQKWAAQKILNFSSADNVSKQTVPVRNPVEKVGRNPAKIDKHSCLPKKSYNQTRDMSEESGESESGWSSDQSHWKPRKKKHNHFYRRESPIRFKRGKRRPVSEWKLKYDGSDNGQSLMKFLKEVEFYARSENTSDRELFRSAIHLFSGSAKSWFMAGFENDDFGSWNELKEELKREFLSPDHDQSSESRAVARKQGPREKFQDFFMDIQKYFNSLTKPMTERKKFDIVFRNMRADYKGYAVSTNIDNLVDLKHLGRRLDATYWFKYQTPASEGQPRVKPAQVNEVYTGTKHKNALPNGNEQFKTRNFYNSHGRGGTDQGNKRARETQQENFKEREPDSQRGLDAILERYQVPRDGVCFNCRLPGHHARECNKPRHKYCQACGFHDVDSECCPYCEKNAHKTAPEGRPVSYL